The Hordeum vulgare subsp. vulgare chromosome 7H, MorexV3_pseudomolecules_assembly, whole genome shotgun sequence DNA window CGAGTAGAGTAGACACGTCTCCCACTACAACTTTTTTTAATCTTCATCTGCAGCTGCATGCTTAAGTCAATTGTATTTTGCTCTTTTTCTTGTTCAATTAATTACTCTACTACTTTAGGCTACTTTACTTGGTCTTTTGGAGCCGTGATCAAAACCATATCGGATGCATAGATATTTGGTTCGCTTATAGACTATTACTGGAATGTATGGGATATTTCAGGCGAAATGAGTTATGCACTGTGCTTCTATTCGttggataatgatatcaagctctttttttttttttggattgGACGtgttaaatactccctccgttcctaaatataagtctttttagagattccaacaTGGGACTCCATACGGAACAAaacgagtgaatctacactctacaatatgtctatatacatccgtatgtagttcaataacgaaatctctaaaaagacttatatttagaaacggagggagtagtaactaAAACGCTAGTTATTGTTCCTCTTTCTATCTCGTGACTGCGGCGTCTAGGGCActtacccctcctcctcctcccccccccccccccccccccctcctccaaTATCGGAGACGGGAATCACGATGCCTAGGCTGTGCGTGCCATAGATGTGTCTGAGGCCTATCCCTCCGTGGCTTGTCTTGCCCAAGAAAGGGGAAGCAGTTGAGTAACTTTGGTGCTGCTGGAAGGGTCCTAGCGTTGGGTGATAGTACGGGATGGAGAGGAGATGTTGTTTCGTTGGTATAAGGTAATAAGGCTAAGGACATCGCAATCAAGAACTGCTTCTTGGGAGAGGACACTACACAAAGGTTGTGCCCCATGTACGGCTCTTACAACGCTAGCAATGCTCACTATTTTTAGTTTTGTGTGAGGTGATATTTACCCGGGGATCAGTTATTGCTCTCTGTTTTTAGTTTTGCGTGTGGTGATATTTACCCGGGGATCAGTATCGAAGGGTGACACGAAAGTAAGAACTGGCCAAACTCTAAGCCCAAAATGCTAGCACAGGCCGAATAAGCAAATTGTCTCACATGTGCTACCATTTACCAAGTTTAATGTGCGAAACACCATTTGGTTTTACTATGCCTTATTTATTCAGGAGTTGATTTATATTTTGTGTTCCAAGTCATATATATGTATCACTATTGTTCTGACTCATTTGATGGATGCAATTAGCATATGCCAACCAAAAAGGGAAAAAACATGTAAGGTTGCATTTTTTTATATACCGGGCTTCTTTCCTTTGTGGGGCTTCTAAACTCATTTTCATGTAACAAAACATATGCCTATTTTCCATGGATCTTGAACCGTAGCTTACTTTGTTCACAATCTACTTCAGGCAACTTGCCTAAAGACACAAAGCTAATATACTACTTTTGATAGATACCCCATTGGAGGAAGTCTACAGGAAAAACACGATTGGAGGAAGTTTAAGGGgaaaaaacaagattggaacCCTTATGAAAAATCATAGCCAAACAAAATATTTAGCTTCCTATGCTATGCCATGTAGTACCAAAAAATAGTACTATTGACAAAGTACATGGTTCCTGAtgggaaatatgaaaaataaacTGGTCGGAAAATGATCAGGCACCAATATGAACTCACATGAACATCAACGAGGAATGAGCATTGATAACCATCTAGAGGTGGAGACGATTGCACACAGCTTCTACACCGTTGTCGGCTGTTGTTATTAGCTCTGAATGCAACCCATCTATTTAGTTCATAGTCTTTAGAGTTCAGAGACACTGGAGGACAATCAGAACGCATATCTAGAGTTTTCTTATATTACATCTGAATTTATTTCAATGTTTCAAATAAGGGGTTATTTTCTTTAGCGGTGGCTCGACCAGAAGCTATAAAAAGCTATAGTCAAGCTATAGTAGAGCTAAGCCTCATTTAGCGTTTCTTTTAaatcataaaaaaattaaaacaagAAGTATATAATCAGACATCATATATGACATATTGAGTATATTTTACATAGACACATGTTCGCACATGAAAACACGAGTACCAAGAGGCATCCTAATTCAGTAACCAACCTTCACATCAATGCATCATATATATCATAAACAagaaccaaaaataatgtaaGAGTATAGTTTTATATTGTGGCTTAGTGACCTAAATGATTCCAAATTTAACACTATGGCAAAAAATAACAGGCTATTAGCCTAATTTTTGATTTAGCATTAAAAGTGCATAGCTTTAGCGGGAGTGCAGCTGACTATTTAAAACACTGATTTTGTTGTGTGTACGTCAATTACCTACCtactcctccccctcccttcctcccaaccctagccgccccccgGCATCACTCCCTCCcccccttcctcgccgccgcgtgaggcagccgccgggcaagcccggggcgccaaggatcgtggcggcggggccttggctgccctgcctctgcgtggggaaccccggatctggagcggcggctcTATGGACGAGGCACGACAAGCTAGCAGCCGTGCAGGCGGTGGATCTGGGTCCCGGTCGCGCGGGTGGCGGGATCCGGTAGTCGTTGGCGGCCGGCTGCGACTTCTGTGGTGGCCGGTACGCGCGATCTGGCGCATCCCCTCCTCCCCTGTTCGGCGTGCGGGCTAGCCTGGTCGGGCCGCGCTTCCTTGGGTCGCCGGTTCTGTACAGGAGATGCTGCTGGTggcggggatctagttcgggTGAAATCCCTGACATGCCATGGCCGGCCGCGTCGACAGCGACGCCTGAGGGCGCCCTTCTCCTCCTTGGAGGCatcggtatggactgatcccctcacttccccttcaCATAGGTCTTTCGGATGGAAGCCCTAACTttgtcgggcggcggcggcgctcacgcTGTCGTTTCCTTTTTGAAGGCGTCGCTTTGGaaaccttggggctgggtggcgcttgtgggtggtgggcgacgccggtggtgcggccctatcctagcatggatatGCGTCCGCtacttggagatggactcgcgtaagTGGAGGACatcgtttggcgtcatggtggccgatggcggaggcacctgctAAGGTTGGCACCTCAATCTGCTCTGAAGATGAACCGGTGGAAGATGGTGGTGgtgacacatgtgagtgcgtcagaccagtttgtgccccggacccggtatgtggctcggtcggggcctccggctttaaatgttagacttagatgaaaGATCTGAGTATTTGGCCCAGCTTGTACCCCTTcgtcatatggataggagtagcggtaGATGTTGCCAAGATGACGGATTCATATTTATTGTTGTACTGCTTTATAAGGTCCTCacgaataatcaataaaatggtcgCAAGAGATGGGAGGTCATCCtcgttttaaaaaaaaaatgtAGCAGGATAGCTTCCAATTGCCTAACGCGGCCGGGCACGCCTGACTCGTGCCTTTCTCCTCGCAGTATATATGCCGCACCACCAGCTTCGTCCCCGGCTCAACACTCAACAGTCACACGACTCATCAGCTCGACGAGCACACGAGAGCCAGCCAACACACACCAAGGAAGCACAACATGCATCCATGTCGGGACCTCCACCTCATCGTCTCGGCGGCCCTCCTATTCTTCTCCACCTCCGTCCTCCTTTCGGCCGTCCCGGCGGCGAGAGCCCAGCAGGAAACAGGTACGCTGGCTTCCCTTCCGATGGACCCGTGCCTTCATTTCTTGATGGTTCATGTCCGTTGCATCGATCCTGTCTTGATTGCAGACCACGAGGAGGAGTTCAGCTACTCGCTGGACGCCGAGAACGGGCCGGCGCACTGGGGCGAGATCAAGGAGGAGTGGTCGGCGTGCGGCAACGGGGAGATGCAGTCGCCCATCGACCTCGCCAGCCAGCGCGTCTCCCTGGTGCGCCGCCTCGGCCACCTCAACCACTCCTACGCCCCCGCCAACGCATCCATCGTCAACCGCGGCCACGACATCATGGTGCGGTTCGAGGGCGACGCAGGGAGCGTGTCCATCGACGGCACGGCGTACCACCTCCGGCAGCTGCACTGGCACGCGCCAACGGAGCACAGCGTGAACGGCCGCCGGTACGACATGGAGCTGCACATGGTGCACGAGAGCGCCCACAACAAGGCCGCCGTCATCGGCGTCTTCTACGAGATCGGCGCCCACGACGCCTTCCTGCACAAGGTATTACCAACCAAACAGGCGCACGCGGATGCTTTGATGCCGCCATGCCTTCTCTCCTAGCTTGTGTTATATATCTTGATTAATTCGTCGTCGATCTCGATCTTGCGGTGGATCAGCTGGAGCCATACCTGGAGATGATCGCGAAGCAGccggagagggaggagaaggtggGGGTGGTAGACGCCAGGGGCGCGAGGGGCAGGGCCAGCGTGTACTACCGCTACGTGGGCTCCCTCACCACCCCGCCATGCACCCAAGGGGTCATCTGGACCATCGTCAAGCGGGTAGATTTCGTTCCCGCAGTCATTCTTTTCTCTAGTAACTATTATTCAGAACGATCAACGAATTATTTTCTTCACCTTGGTTGATCAGAATTTTAGATCACTGTAAGAGTGAATGTCCTGCTACGTCATATATATGGACCATGGTTGGTGAATGGTGATGGAATTGATTCTTTCTCGAACTTGTCTCTGGTTCTGCAGGTTCGTACCGTGTCGCGGCATCAGCTAGAGCTTCTCCGAGAGGCAGTCCACGATGTAAGATTTTTCTTTTCCCCAATGCAGTTTCATTTTATTTCTCGAATCCTATCCTCCTGTGCACTGAACACTTTCTTTAATTCGGTTGACCAAAAACATGGCTAAAATGCCAAAGCGATAAGAAAGCTGCCTTCAGCACGGTTAATCTCGACACAGCCATGGACTAACATGTGATTGAGTCAGtgcaaagaaataaagaaaaactCGGACTGATTTCCTTCCTTCCATCGTCCGTGCAGGAAATGGAGAAGAACGCGAGGCCGCGTCAGGAGGTGAACAGCAGAGACATCACCATGTTCTGGCCTATCCAGCAGAATAAACACTGATATTATTATCAGTTTATCGCAGTGGGTTCTCTGCTTAATTGGAGTTTGATAGTACGTACTTCAACAGCCTGAGAGATGGATTAGGCCGGTTGCGCATTGTCTACCTACATGTGGTTATAGAACTGCAATTTGGTTCGTTTTCTATCTGTACATTTCGATGCCTTGTAGAGTATACGGCAACTGAATAAAGGAGCATGACTAGTTCGTGTCCGTGCacatatgttgatgttgggttgggTCCTACTTCAACATGATTGTTGTTGGGTACTCGATAGCTCCTCCAACTGCCACTACCATTAAAAATGAGAAAACTGGCAAACATTTGGTTATGCAAGGTTGACATTCGTATCAGGGACTGGCTGAAATAATAAGACCACATCTGTCTGCCGGTAGCCTTGTGCTGTCTCCTTGATGATCATTCAATGACTTGTTTATAATCTGATAACTCATCAACTGCCACTGCCGTTAAGATTGGAAGAACCTGGCAAGGATTTGATTATGGTTGACCATCCAGCTAGCTGCTACCTCCTTGAAGAATCATGCAACCAATAGTTTTCGCCGTGATCGGATCTCTCTGGGTGCAACCATTGCTAGAGCTCCAAAAAAGATAAGCTTGAATATCCTAGAATGTTACCAATCTGATATTCCTGATTCCGTTTGGCTATTAGTTTCATATGGATCAGGGTGCTCTTATAACATAAAATAGAGCGGTGTCGGCCTCACTAGTTGTTGTCCCTGGTACGCTCAATGATTCCATTGAGATTAATTACTACTTGTTTATGGTCGTTCAGGGGAGTACGAATTAACAAAGTACACAAAAAAAGGTTTCGTGGTGAAACCCCTGAAAATTAAGATGGGTGTCAAGTGTCAACTTTCAAGGTAAAGATACTGGAAAGTCTAATGTTTTGTGATTTGTGTCTCAGTTACGTATTTGGCTGTGTTGTGCGAAATAAAACAGCGAACTACGTACCTGGCTTTGTTTTTAGAGAGAATTTTGGTTTTTACCCCCTATTTTACCATTTTTTACTCTAGCTACCCCATTTAACGGGATTTCATTCGTTTACCCATTTAATAGAAGTGTTGCCACAATTTAACCTGTTTAAAATTTGATGAGCGTTCTGACAGGTGGGTACCAATTGTAAGTCTAGCTGGCATGCTACTtcggcaaaaaaaaaaaaattggtTTTTTTGCACGCCGAACCGCGTCACCCTAGCTTCTCCCGACCGTCTAGGCTCGATATGATCACACCAGAGGAGCTTGGGAAACATGTACTACCTCTCTACATGTCAACATATTTGATACCATGGGAGAGGAAACTTCTAAAACATCATTTAACTAGTTTAAACTTTACTAGGTATTCACATATGGTGAAGCAGTATATTTATATCACTTTTAATCTGATCCATACAATCTTGCATACTTAAGGTCATATATATTAATACTCAGGAAAAACATACATGATTTCAGATAAAAATTATCTACAAGCAGTGGTAGTTACCACCTATTTGTTTGACAATCACGTGTCCCAAGGTTAGCACCAAACCAACTGGGATGGTGTTTCTTTTCAAGGGactagactttttttagtcccagggACTAAAGAAAAAGTTCCTTCAATAGAGTCTTTTTCTAGTCCCTTAAGAAAAAGTTCATCATGTTTCTTTACCTAGGGACTAAAAGAGACTTTTTAGTCTAGTCCCTAGGTAAAGAAACACCACCTGGGTGAATGGGCATGGACGTTCTAAACCCGTTAACACTCCTACCATGTGAACAGGTACTTAAGATAATTACCGGCGCTGAGTTATTGGGACGTTACGTACATCGCTTGGTCGTTGCCACTGCTGGCTGTGTAAGATAAATCGTGTGATTTTAGTCTAATATATAGTAACAAATGTACGTGTTAATTCATCATTCTTCTGTATTCTTGTCTAGAAGGAACGACTTCTCTATAAAATGTGTATATGTTACTTTCTTTAAATAAGATAGTATGTGTACACATCTGTATGGATAGGGTAGTATGGAGTATGATAGTATGGTAGCATAGAGTATGGAGTATGTACGTAGATGTCAGTTTAGGTAAGGTAGTAATACGCCAAAAAAATGATTAGATAAGGTAGTATAGAGATTTCCTTTTTGTGGGTGAGTAGTACAGATTATATACTCTTGTAATTTTTATAGAAAGTTGGATGGAGTATGGTCGCATGTATTATTTGCTATGCAGTACATATACTTCGAATTGCGATATTAAATAGGGAGTACATATACTTCTAACTGAAGCTAATACGGAGTAGATAGTATGTGTGAAGTAGTATTTGCTATGCAGTATTTGCTATGTAGTACATATACTTCGAAAAGTAGTATGAAGTATATATATACAAGACAACAATATGGTGTATTTATTCTGTATATAGTATGTGTGAAAAACGTATAGAGTATGTGGAAAAAGATGTAGTTTCATGCATGTAGGGTCGTTATGTCAGCAAACGTGATCCATCATGCGCCATCTTCTTTCTATATGTGCTTTGTTTAGCTAGGCCTTTTGTTTCACATCTTCCTGATAGCATCTGCTGCCATCACCGGTGCAATTGCCTTAAGTCACTTTGTCGTATTAACCTTGAGCCGCCGTGATCAGTGGAGTCACCCGCAGGTCACCACATCGGATTAACATGGCATCATAGCCTGTTGATCAACGTGGACCAGATGTGAGATTAATCATCAAAGAGCAAGCGATGTAATCAATTGAACGTGTGTTAGAAGAAAACCTCAGGTGCATGGTTTCATGCATATATGCTACTCGATCATGCCTTGTAGTAGACGCCGGTGGCATAAACCTATAGTGAATTAACAAGGTAGCCGCCGGCTTTGACGACATATGGTTTCGGGACGCCGGTCGGCAATCTATTTGCCTTCCGATCTATGGGGACGCCATGGCCAGACCTCTGGATGAGAAACACCCGTGCATCTAGAGAGAGCGAGAAGGAGAGTCTCCTAGCCACAACTGACATGCGATGGAAAAAAAAGATATTGCTGATCGCAATTTTCTTCCGGCAAGATATCCCTGGAATATAGGGAGAATTGTTGGCCCTTGCGGGTTAGATTTTTTTTTACTTTAacccgcttcccgcttagtgcatGCCCTCCAAAATGGCCATGGGGCTGCATGAAATATAACTCGTTGCACTTTGCAACAGTTAAGGCTCCAACACAGGCGGAGCCATCATCTCCTCCCTCCTCAATTCGATCACTGGAGCCgtcatctcctccctcctccattcgatcaccggagccgtcatctcaTCCCTCTTCCGTTCGATCGGTGTCGTTTAGATACAACAAGGTGATATCATCACCTCCGTCGCGGATTATTCCCCAACAACTCTTCTTTTTCTAAGTCTTTGtctatagtttctgcaaatattacaacatggcaaTATACAACCATGAGAGATGGATCAGGGA harbors:
- the LOC123411503 gene encoding alpha carbonic anhydrase 7-like codes for the protein MHPCRDLHLIVSAALLFFSTSVLLSAVPAARAQQETDHEEEFSYSLDAENGPAHWGEIKEEWSACGNGEMQSPIDLASQRVSLVRRLGHLNHSYAPANASIVNRGHDIMVRFEGDAGSVSIDGTAYHLRQLHWHAPTEHSVNGRRYDMELHMVHESAHNKAAVIGVFYEIGAHDAFLHKLEPYLEMIAKQPEREEKVGVVDARGARGRASVYYRYVGSLTTPPCTQGVIWTIVKRVRTVSRHQLELLREAVHDEMEKNARPRQEVNSRDITMFWPIQQNKH